The window CACAAAGATCAAGCTCCTTTAAGATGCCCTTTAACAGATCAAGAGCCTCTTCCAATCTCTCTATACACTCTTCCCCATTTTCAATAGGATTTTGTAACTCCTCTTGAGAGTCATCAACCTTTAAAAGCCCCATATCAAGTGAGTAATCTTTCTTCTCAATCTCCTCTAATGTAACCTTTGTCCATCTCTCTAACTTCTCTTTCTCTTCCTCGTTGTTGAATGTTCTTTCAAACTCCTCAAAATGCTCCTTAGTTAGTGGGTTAGTCTTACCAAAGTTAGGCATACTGCTTCTTAAATCATAGTACCAAATCTCCTTAGTGTTCTTTTCATTTCCCTTCCCTCTAGTGAAAAATAGTACATTTGTCTTTACCCCTTGAGCATAGAATATACCTGTTGGAAGTCTTAAAATTGTGTGAAGATTGCATTTATTCATCAAATCTATACGAATATCCTTTCCAACTCCCCCTTCAAATAGCACATTATCAGGTAAAACTATACCTGCTCTTGCATTTCCAGTTGTATTCAAAGAGTTATAGATCACTTGTAAAAAGTTTAACTGCTTATTTGAAGTATCATAGATAAGGTCATCTCTAGTGGCTCTCTCTCCCCCTTTCTTTGTTCCAAATGGTGGGTTAGATAGAACAACATCAAAACCATTTAACTGCTTTCCAAACTCTGACAGAGTATCCCCTTGAATAAAGTTTCCCCCAATGTCGTGAAGAATAGCATTCATAAGCCCCAATCTATGTGTATCAGGAACTAATTCACAAGCAGAGAAAGCTTTAGTTTCTTGGAACTCTCTCTCCTCGTCACTGATAGTTCTCTCATCAGTTCCAAAATAATCATCATACTTGTTTCTTAGATATTTATCAGCCTCAATTATAAAACCAAAAGTCCCCCCAGCAGGGTCGCAGATTCTCTCTCCTAAATCTGGAGCAACAATTCTCACAATAGAATCAATTAAAACTCTAGGTGTGAAGTATTGCCCTGCCCCTGACTTCTTCTCTGAGGCATTTTTCTCTAAAAGCCCCTCGTATAGATCCCCTAAATTTTCCTTATCTTCAGAGTACCACTCAATTTTATTGATCTCTGTAAATATCTTTTTAAGGTTTGCAGGTTCACCAATTCTTGTTTGAGCATTTCTATATATTGTTCCAAGAGTTGATGATGCTTTACCAAGGTTTAAAAGAGCCTCTTGATACTTCCCTCTAAGCTCTGTACCATCAAGTTTAACTAGCTCTCCCCATCTGTACTCCTCTGGAATACCGATTTTCTCCTCTGTTTCCAACTCATTGGCAATTCTTAAAAATAGAATATATGTTAGCTCTGTTACATATTCGTGATATGTAATTCCGTCATCTCTCAATACATTACATAGATTCCATAGTTTTTGTACAATCTCATTATTAGTCATCTTTTTCCTCACAATCAATTTTTATTTTTATACATTATTTAATACATCGTTAGATTTTGACAAAGTGCCTTTGTACTTACTTTTATTAGTCAAGCTAAGTTCACAAAACTAAAATTTTAAATATCAGCTAAATTCCATGTCGTAGAATAAAGAGAGAGTAGAACTCATCTGACTAAAATTCCGAAACTCGACTTCGTCTCAAACACGTCGGAATTTTTAGCGTCAGATTTCGTAACTCTCTCTAATATTCTTCTCCAAATTCCATTTTAGCTGATATTAGAGATTAATTCTCCCTAACATCAAGTTGACGTAATTTCCAAAAGTAGAGGAACTTTAGCGACTACTACTTTTGAGACACAGGCGAAGTCCTGTGTTACATTAAGGATCACAGAAACTCCGTTTCTGCGTCTCAATAATCATAGTCGTTTTATCAAACTCCTTGATTATTGGAACTTTGCTGTAAACCTAGCGATATGCTAGATAATTAAATTTAATTTAAAAGTATCCCATCATAGATAATATCCATTATCTCATCAAGCTTACCTTGGAGAATTTCATCTATTTTTTTAATTCCCCCATACTGCTTTTTAAATATTCCACTATCAAAATCCTCTTTAGATATATACTCATCTTCACTTTTTAAAACCATCTCTATTCTGCTAATAATCTTCTCTTGACGAGCATTCCACCTATTCAATTTTTTGATTTTCTCCATAACTCTCTCAATCTTTCTATCTCTACTGATTAACTCCTCATCTTTTTCATCAATAGCATATTTTACAAAAGATAGAATATCTATTAAAATATCCTCATTTTTTAGGTTTTGATAAGCAGTATTAAGCTTTGTTTTGCTATATCCATAGGCATCTAATTTAGATTTAATATCTTTTAAATCCTCTTTAGTAAATGCTTTAGGATTTGTTTTCAATATCTTTAGTGCCTCAATTTTATCTTCATTTTCCTTGATATATTGTTTAAAACTTTCAAGATAATCTTCAGGAGTTTTATCCTTTCCAAAGCTTTGGTTGAAGTTTACAACAACATCATCTTCCTCAGCAATTATCTGGTAATTTTCCCTTTTTAAGCTATCCAAATATATTAAAAACTCTTTCTCCTTTTCTAAAACCTTGATTTTCTTGTTATCTGGAGTATTTTTCAGATCCACAAGATAGCTATCTATATTAGTTACCTCTTCTCCCCTCATATATCCAGATAATACCTTAATATCATTTGATTTTTTCTCTTTAATAATATTTTTCTTTCTTTGAATTCTTCCAATAATTTGATCCATAAAGTATGAAGTGGCCTTTTCATCACCCTTTATAGTGTCAAATTTTTCAAATAGCTCCTTTACAGAGGTTTTAGGGTTTGCCACCACAGGTTTCATATCTGAATACTTCTCTAAATCCTCATAGATTCCTACAGCATCATATATTTTAAAACACTCTTTTTTAATAGCTGGACAAAGTCTAGTTGCCCTACCTATCATCTGTTCATATAGTATTCTACTTTTAACCTTTCTTAAAAATACCAAATTACAGATTTTAGGCACATCTATACCAGTTGTTAAAAGATCAACTGTAACTGCAATAGTTGGGTAGCTGTCATTTTTAAACTTTCTAATAAGCTTGTCCACATCTTTTACAGAGCCAGTTATTTTTTTAATCATATCGTTGTTCATAGAGTAATCCCCAAGCTTGTCATACTCCTCTTTTAAAATTCTAACAACCATATCAGCGTGCTCATCATTTGCACAGAAAATAAGGGTTTTCTCCTCTCCAGTAGGATCAATTCTCTCTACAAGAGCATTGCAAATAGCACGATTAAACCCCTCTGTAATAACCTTTGTATTAAACTTGCTCACATCAAAATTAAGCTCATCCTCTAGGTTTTCTATTGTTTTTACCTCTTGAGAAACCTTGTCATATACCTTGACATCACAACCTTTTTCAAAAGTTATACCATCTTTAGAGAGCTTAGTTTCCATAATATATGGTGGCTCAAAGTCTACCAAATACCCATCTAATACAGCTTGTCTATATGAATACTCATACACAGGCTCACCGAAAATATCATAGGTGTGTAGAGCTGGTGTAGCTGTAAGAGCTATCTTGTCAGCATCAAAATACTCAATTACATTTCTATATTTACTTTGATACTCCTTCTCATCTCTAATCAATGTCTCCTCTTCAGTTGGTATCCTATCTAACACATACCCTCTGTGTGCCTCGTCAACTATTATACAATCATACTTTCCAACTGATAGATAATTCTCATCACTTGGAGAAAGCACCCTTTTTATAAGCCCTTGAATAGTTACAATATGCACCCTTGTATCAGTTTCAGGGAATTTCTCCTCAAGCCCCATTATACTATAAATTTTAGATAGTGGAAATTGCTCCTCAATCTTTACATTTTTAAAAGTATCGTCTGCTTGTTCTCCCAAACTTGCCCTGTCCACAACAAATAAAATTCTGTTGTACTTCTTACTTTTTAGCAATCTGTATATCAATGCCAAGGCTGTTCTTGTTTTCCCTGTACCTGTTGCCATTGTTAAAAGTACCTTGTGTTTACCACCTATCAAAGCCTTTTCCACAGCCTCAATAGCCTCAGCTTGATAATATCTTAAATTAAGCCCATCAGGTGATCTAAGATAATCTAAAGAGTTTTCAGCCAATGTTTTATTAGCTAGCTCCTCATCTTTATTTAACAAAATCTCCAAATCCTCTGGAGCATAGAAACCTTTTAAAGCTTTTGGAAGATTTCCAGCTTTTCTACCATCTAAAAACCATATACCAGATTTCTCAATAAATTCCTTGTTGTATTCACGTCCATTTGCTGAAAATAGAAATGGTACCTTATAACTTCCAAAAGGTGAGCCATCACAGAAACTTATACCCTCTCTAAGCTCTGCCCCCTTGGCATACATATCTGAGTCCACATTGAGAGCAGTTAGGACATCTACCCCCATTCTCTTTGCCTCAATTACTCCATAGAACTTGTTTTTATAGAAAAGTGCATAGTCAGCCCAACCTTGCTCACCATCTTCTTTTTTACAAGGCCACTCAGCTATTGCCATTGCCTTGCTTTTATCAGGTAAAACCTTTCTATATCTGTAATTCAACATAGGGGTATTAACTTCCCAACCAGCCTCTCTCAACTGATCATCAATTAAAACCCTTGTCTCTTCCTCACTTAGCTCCATAGGCTTTTTATTTTTGATAATTCTCTTTCTCTCTTCAGGTGTTTTAAATGAAATATCTTGAACCTTTAGATTTTGCAACTCCCTCTCTCTGCTTTCCACTTGAGAGAGCAATGCCTCATATTTTTCCTTGTAATCTACATATTCAGGTGTTTTATACACAATATTGTCTGAAGTGAAAGTGTAGTCACTACCATATACCTCATTGAACCACCCACAAAGTTTTACCACCAAAGATAGCAAAACCTCTGCCTCTGACAACTCACCTTTCATATTGTGTACAGCTGTATTTCCAGCTTTTCTAATCTTATGGAAAATTCTATCTATATCATCTGGAATTAAGCCATTTTCTTTTAACATTCTAATTCTGTCAACTTGATTTTCAACCTCTGGTAACTCCTCAACTTTTACCATTAGTTTTGCTATATACTCCCCCAACTGCCTAATTTTAATAATTGCTGTGTTGGGATCTTTGTGCAGTGTGTATTCTGCCATCTCCCCAATTTGAGCTAAAGCACTCCAATCTTTTTTTAGAAAATAAAAATTAGTTGCCATGTAAATCACCCCAAAATACAAATATCTTATATTTTTTAGATTATAGTTTTATTTATTGTTCACTTGCTTTTCAAAATTATCACTCT is drawn from Fusobacterium varium and contains these coding sequences:
- the hsdR gene encoding type I restriction-modification system endonuclease, yielding MATNFYFLKKDWSALAQIGEMAEYTLHKDPNTAIIKIRQLGEYIAKLMVKVEELPEVENQVDRIRMLKENGLIPDDIDRIFHKIRKAGNTAVHNMKGELSEAEVLLSLVVKLCGWFNEVYGSDYTFTSDNIVYKTPEYVDYKEKYEALLSQVESRERELQNLKVQDISFKTPEERKRIIKNKKPMELSEEETRVLIDDQLREAGWEVNTPMLNYRYRKVLPDKSKAMAIAEWPCKKEDGEQGWADYALFYKNKFYGVIEAKRMGVDVLTALNVDSDMYAKGAELREGISFCDGSPFGSYKVPFLFSANGREYNKEFIEKSGIWFLDGRKAGNLPKALKGFYAPEDLEILLNKDEELANKTLAENSLDYLRSPDGLNLRYYQAEAIEAVEKALIGGKHKVLLTMATGTGKTRTALALIYRLLKSKKYNRILFVVDRASLGEQADDTFKNVKIEEQFPLSKIYSIMGLEEKFPETDTRVHIVTIQGLIKRVLSPSDENYLSVGKYDCIIVDEAHRGYVLDRIPTEEETLIRDEKEYQSKYRNVIEYFDADKIALTATPALHTYDIFGEPVYEYSYRQAVLDGYLVDFEPPYIMETKLSKDGITFEKGCDVKVYDKVSQEVKTIENLEDELNFDVSKFNTKVITEGFNRAICNALVERIDPTGEEKTLIFCANDEHADMVVRILKEEYDKLGDYSMNNDMIKKITGSVKDVDKLIRKFKNDSYPTIAVTVDLLTTGIDVPKICNLVFLRKVKSRILYEQMIGRATRLCPAIKKECFKIYDAVGIYEDLEKYSDMKPVVANPKTSVKELFEKFDTIKGDEKATSYFMDQIIGRIQRKKNIIKEKKSNDIKVLSGYMRGEEVTNIDSYLVDLKNTPDNKKIKVLEKEKEFLIYLDSLKRENYQIIAEEDDVVVNFNQSFGKDKTPEDYLESFKQYIKENEDKIEALKILKTNPKAFTKEDLKDIKSKLDAYGYSKTKLNTAYQNLKNEDILIDILSFVKYAIDEKDEELISRDRKIERVMEKIKKLNRWNARQEKIISRIEMVLKSEDEYISKEDFDSGIFKKQYGGIKKIDEILQGKLDEIMDIIYDGILLN
- a CDS encoding N-6 DNA methylase; its protein translation is MTNNEIVQKLWNLCNVLRDDGITYHEYVTELTYILFLRIANELETEEKIGIPEEYRWGELVKLDGTELRGKYQEALLNLGKASSTLGTIYRNAQTRIGEPANLKKIFTEINKIEWYSEDKENLGDLYEGLLEKNASEKKSGAGQYFTPRVLIDSIVRIVAPDLGERICDPAGGTFGFIIEADKYLRNKYDDYFGTDERTISDEEREFQETKAFSACELVPDTHRLGLMNAILHDIGGNFIQGDTLSEFGKQLNGFDVVLSNPPFGTKKGGERATRDDLIYDTSNKQLNFLQVIYNSLNTTGNARAGIVLPDNVLFEGGVGKDIRIDLMNKCNLHTILRLPTGIFYAQGVKTNVLFFTRGKGNEKNTKEIWYYDLRSSMPNFGKTNPLTKEHFEEFERTFNNEEEKEKLERWTKVTLEEIEKKDYSLDMGLLKVDDSQEELQNPIENGEECIERLEEALDLLKGILKELDLCGVKRDA